A window of Corallococcus macrosporus DSM 14697 contains these coding sequences:
- a CDS encoding serine/threonine-protein kinase, whose protein sequence is MPGEDLHPLMLQESEEVGAFRIIRRLATGGFGAIFLAESETHRQVALKFALQGPSEEAAPGADARTWKEVHVLMRLEHPNVVELLGYRRWPDARNGYLVLIMGYVEGPTLSEWALSEAPTPRRAVQVFQQLALTLDAIHRAGVLHRDIKGNNIIIRASDGQPVLVDFGSGDHACSPVLTEDTLPPGTPSYRSPEALRFWAQPRPSGARYAFAPTDDLYSLGLVLYEVLTGSFPYPASLPPAGLLACIEAGGFLPPSVHNPRVPVALDGIVERLLSPSAAGRPPSGAALFHALGAALDGADASWDAPLFPPRAPEDAVTEEALEFFDGDEEARELRRWMRAPERARPPATLAPPTEPASPWAPLEAHARPGWRRWLGALKRRWAALRAWR, encoded by the coding sequence ATGCCCGGAGAGGATTTGCACCCGCTGATGCTCCAGGAGTCAGAGGAGGTGGGTGCCTTCCGCATCATCCGGCGGCTGGCCACCGGCGGCTTCGGCGCCATCTTCCTGGCCGAGTCGGAGACGCACCGGCAGGTGGCGCTGAAGTTCGCGCTCCAGGGCCCCTCGGAGGAGGCCGCGCCCGGCGCGGACGCCCGGACGTGGAAGGAGGTCCACGTCCTGATGCGCCTGGAGCACCCCAACGTCGTGGAGCTGCTGGGCTACCGGCGGTGGCCGGACGCGCGCAATGGCTACCTGGTCCTCATCATGGGCTACGTGGAGGGCCCCACCCTGTCCGAGTGGGCCCTGTCCGAGGCGCCCACGCCGCGGCGCGCGGTGCAGGTGTTCCAGCAGCTCGCGCTCACGCTGGACGCCATCCACCGCGCGGGCGTGCTCCACCGCGACATCAAGGGCAACAACATCATCATCCGCGCGTCGGACGGGCAGCCGGTGCTGGTGGACTTCGGCTCGGGGGACCACGCGTGCTCCCCCGTGCTGACCGAGGACACCCTGCCCCCGGGCACGCCCAGCTACCGCAGCCCGGAGGCGCTGCGCTTCTGGGCCCAGCCGCGCCCGTCGGGTGCGCGCTATGCGTTCGCGCCCACGGATGACCTGTATTCGCTGGGGCTGGTGCTCTACGAGGTGCTCACCGGGAGCTTCCCCTATCCGGCGTCCCTGCCGCCCGCCGGCCTGCTGGCCTGCATCGAGGCCGGGGGCTTCCTCCCGCCGTCCGTCCACAACCCGCGCGTGCCGGTGGCGCTGGACGGCATCGTGGAGCGCCTGCTGTCGCCCTCCGCCGCCGGCCGGCCGCCTTCCGGCGCGGCGCTGTTCCACGCGCTGGGCGCGGCCTTGGACGGCGCGGACGCGTCCTGGGACGCGCCGTTGTTCCCGCCCCGGGCGCCCGAGGACGCCGTCACCGAGGAGGCCCTGGAGTTCTTCGACGGGGACGAGGAGGCGCGGGAGCTGCGCCGCTGGATGCGCGCTCCAGAGCGGGCCCGCCCGCCCGCGACCCTGGCGCCGCCCACGGAGCCCGCCTCACCGTGGGCCCCGCTGGAGGCCCACGCGCGCCCCGGGTGGCGGCGGTGGCTGGGCGCGCTGAAGCGGCGCTGGGCCGCGCTGCGCGCGTGGCGCTGA
- a CDS encoding serine/threonine-protein kinase produces the protein MMTPDTTTEELPGGPRRPRVLFTVAGTVFEFVRKLEMRSTGELLMLAQRRYRNGLGGPVVVKRLRNPATFVERRRLVEEVDLTFRLNHPAIAKVLLLKLYRGAPHVVMEYVEGRSLDTVLNLAAMRRRPLSAEFAAHVTAEVAEALNHAHALTDEWSRPLNIVHRDVSPRNIRVGVHGEVKLTHFTVAASSLPGREVTSRELVKGDIAYASPEALRRRQVDARSDLFSLGLVLLELLTGRHPLMVDDVAPVLEPDPLDLQAQGPTWMPVKEVAARMAQVGPEQVERLAAGVPEPLRVIVQRALRQQPSERFQTGAEMAEALRAWLGTQEFHEGRRAIAREVEQAAVEATVRRNQAELLEGGLHPEGLTVEEAALAGEPSSETPLGEAAGSAVRLSQVAELTLEARITQTLEPAADARPAATAVEAGEPAADARAVATAADSGPATRPAATAAEAGLATRPAATAAETEPAATTAETEPAATAADPGHERHPAGPPSETGALPDASEARATPVVAEARPDAQPAAETAPSDDASPSTPASPESSGTAPEKP, from the coding sequence ATGATGACGCCCGACACGACGACGGAGGAGCTTCCTGGAGGCCCGCGCAGGCCGCGCGTGCTGTTCACCGTGGCCGGCACGGTGTTCGAGTTCGTCCGCAAGCTGGAGATGCGCTCCACCGGGGAGCTGCTGATGCTGGCGCAGCGGCGCTACCGCAACGGCCTGGGCGGCCCGGTGGTGGTGAAGCGGCTGCGCAACCCGGCCACCTTCGTGGAGCGCCGGCGGCTGGTGGAGGAGGTGGACCTGACGTTCCGGCTCAACCACCCCGCCATCGCCAAGGTGCTGCTGCTGAAGCTGTACCGGGGCGCGCCGCACGTGGTGATGGAGTACGTGGAGGGGCGGTCGCTGGACACGGTGTTGAACCTGGCGGCCATGCGGCGGCGGCCCCTGTCCGCGGAGTTCGCGGCGCACGTGACGGCGGAGGTGGCGGAGGCGCTGAACCACGCGCACGCCCTCACGGACGAGTGGAGCCGGCCGCTGAACATCGTCCACCGGGACGTGAGCCCCCGGAACATCCGCGTGGGCGTCCATGGCGAGGTGAAGCTGACCCACTTCACGGTGGCGGCGTCGTCGCTCCCCGGGCGCGAGGTGACGAGCCGCGAATTGGTGAAGGGCGACATCGCGTATGCGTCGCCAGAGGCGCTGCGGCGGCGGCAGGTGGACGCCCGGTCGGACCTGTTCTCGCTGGGGCTGGTGCTGCTGGAGCTGCTCACGGGCCGGCACCCGCTGATGGTGGATGACGTGGCGCCGGTGCTGGAGCCGGACCCGCTGGACCTTCAGGCCCAGGGGCCCACGTGGATGCCCGTGAAGGAGGTGGCGGCGCGGATGGCCCAGGTCGGACCGGAGCAGGTGGAGCGGCTGGCCGCGGGCGTGCCGGAGCCCCTGCGGGTCATCGTGCAGCGGGCGCTGCGGCAGCAGCCGTCGGAGCGGTTCCAGACGGGCGCGGAGATGGCGGAGGCGCTGCGCGCGTGGCTGGGGACGCAGGAGTTCCACGAGGGACGGCGGGCGATTGCCCGGGAGGTGGAGCAGGCCGCCGTGGAGGCGACGGTGCGGCGGAACCAGGCGGAGCTGCTGGAGGGAGGGCTGCACCCGGAGGGGCTGACCGTGGAGGAGGCGGCGCTGGCCGGAGAGCCCTCGTCCGAGACGCCGCTGGGAGAGGCCGCGGGGTCCGCGGTCCGGCTGTCCCAGGTGGCCGAGCTGACGCTGGAGGCGCGCATCACCCAGACGCTGGAGCCGGCGGCGGACGCGCGGCCCGCCGCCACGGCGGTTGAGGCGGGGGAACCGGCGGCGGACGCGCGGGCCGTCGCCACGGCCGCGGATTCTGGGCCCGCCACTCGGCCCGCCGCCACGGCCGCGGAAGCGGGGCTCGCCACTCGGCCCGCCGCCACGGCCGCGGAGACGGAGCCCGCCGCCACGACAGCGGAGACGGAGCCCGCCGCCACGGCAGCGGATCCTGGGCATGAGCGCCACCCCGCCGGTCCGCCTTCGGAAACCGGAGCGCTTCCGGACGCCTCCGAGGCGCGTGCCACGCCGGTGGTAGCCGAGGCGCGCCCCGACGCACAGCCCGCAGCGGAGACTGCGCCTTCCGACGACGCGTCGCCCTCGACTCCTGCATCGCCAGAGTCCTCCGGCACGGCACCAGAGAAGCCCTGA
- a CDS encoding sensor histidine kinase: protein MGGAETAGDTSDQELFNGTDVSLWVEDFTAVTKALDALRSSGVEDLRAWLAAHPGFVLEAAGWVKVLDVNDATVRLLEARDRSEVLGTLPRFFAPETAKAFAAELLLLWEGGTRLELETVLQTLGGRRIDVTLTLTRPAKERSDRVFITMRDVTASKASQRALQESEARFRNMADHAPVMLWVTDATGRCVYLSRTWYEFTGQTEAEGLGFGWLQAVHPDDAEPSGAVFLAANARRSAFRLDYRLRRRDGEYLWAIDSASPRFGPGGEFLGYIGSVIDISERKQVEQERERLLAAMDEAIRLRDEFLAVASHELKTPLTPLNLKLQTLARAVQERRGPELLERLPADLEVMQRQVKRLSALVGELLDVTLISGGQLRLELEPVDLGALVREVAARFDGESQRTATPLQAELDEEVVGLWDRVRLEQAVSNLLSNALKYGVGRPIHLQAGKEAEHAWLTIRDEGIGIPPEALDRIFEKFERAVSERHYGGLGLGLYVTRQNVRAMGGSIDVRSTLGQGATFTVRLPCRVPGVNALREQAS from the coding sequence TTGGGTGGGGCCGAGACAGCCGGAGACACCAGCGACCAGGAGCTGTTCAACGGCACGGACGTCTCCCTCTGGGTCGAGGACTTCACCGCCGTGACGAAGGCGCTCGACGCGCTGCGTTCCTCGGGCGTGGAGGACCTGCGCGCCTGGCTCGCGGCGCACCCCGGCTTCGTCCTGGAGGCCGCGGGGTGGGTGAAGGTCCTGGACGTGAATGACGCCACCGTGCGCCTGCTGGAGGCGCGCGACCGGAGCGAGGTGCTGGGCACCCTGCCCCGCTTCTTCGCCCCGGAGACGGCGAAGGCCTTCGCCGCCGAGCTCCTCCTGCTCTGGGAAGGCGGCACGCGCCTGGAGCTGGAGACGGTGCTGCAGACGCTGGGAGGCCGCCGCATCGACGTGACGCTCACGCTGACCCGGCCGGCGAAGGAGCGCAGCGACCGGGTGTTCATCACCATGAGGGATGTCACCGCGAGCAAGGCGTCCCAGCGGGCGCTCCAGGAGAGCGAGGCCCGCTTCCGGAACATGGCGGACCACGCCCCGGTGATGCTGTGGGTGACGGACGCCACCGGCCGCTGCGTCTACCTCAGCCGGACCTGGTACGAGTTCACCGGCCAGACGGAGGCGGAGGGCCTGGGCTTCGGCTGGCTGCAGGCCGTGCACCCCGACGACGCCGAGCCGTCCGGAGCGGTGTTCCTGGCCGCCAACGCGCGGCGCAGCGCCTTCCGGCTCGACTACCGGCTGCGGCGCAGGGACGGCGAGTACCTGTGGGCCATCGACTCGGCCAGCCCTCGCTTCGGGCCGGGCGGCGAGTTCCTGGGCTACATCGGGTCGGTCATCGACATCTCCGAGCGGAAGCAGGTCGAGCAGGAGCGCGAGCGGCTCCTGGCCGCCATGGACGAGGCCATCCGGTTGCGCGATGAGTTCCTCGCCGTGGCCAGCCACGAATTGAAGACGCCGCTGACGCCGCTCAACCTGAAGCTGCAGACGCTGGCGCGGGCGGTGCAGGAGCGGCGCGGGCCGGAGCTGCTGGAGCGGCTGCCGGCGGACCTGGAGGTCATGCAGCGGCAGGTGAAGCGGCTGTCCGCGCTGGTGGGCGAGCTGCTCGACGTGACGCTCATCAGCGGCGGCCAGCTCCGGCTGGAGCTGGAGCCGGTGGACCTGGGCGCGCTCGTCCGCGAGGTGGCGGCGCGCTTCGACGGGGAGTCGCAGCGCACCGCGACGCCCCTCCAGGCGGAGCTGGACGAGGAGGTGGTGGGCCTGTGGGACCGGGTGCGGCTGGAGCAGGCGGTGTCCAACCTGCTGTCCAACGCGCTCAAGTACGGCGTGGGCCGTCCCATCCACCTCCAGGCCGGCAAGGAGGCGGAGCACGCCTGGCTCACCATCCGTGACGAGGGCATCGGCATCCCTCCCGAGGCGCTGGACCGCATCTTCGAGAAGTTCGAGCGCGCCGTCTCCGAGCGGCACTATGGCGGGCTGGGACTGGGGCTGTACGTCACGCGGCAGAACGTGCGGGCCATGGGCGGGAGCATCGACGTCCGGAGCACCCTGGGCCAGGGCGCCACCTTCACGGTGCGCCTGCCGTGCCGCGTGCCCGGCGTGAACGCGCTGCGAGAACAGGCTTCATGA
- the rocD gene encoding ornithine--oxo-acid transaminase, translated as MSTEHAAPALSTRDFIDLEERYGAHNYHPLDLVIERGEGCWVHDVEGRKYLDCLSAYSAVNQGHCHPRILRTLREQAAKVTLTSRAFRNDQLPHLYKALRELSGLSRALPMNSGAEACETAIKLARKWGHTVKGIPEDQAEVIVFANNFHGRTISLISFSTEPKYRHGFGPFTPGFTVVPYDDVEALRRAMTPNTCAILMEPIQAEAGVLIPRDGYLKQVAELCEQRRVLFMVDEIQTGLGRTGKMFAFQHEDVRPDVIVVGKALSGGFYPVSAVMADDEVMGVLQPGEHGSTYGGNPLGCAVARTALDVLREERLVERSAELGETFLAMLKTLKNRHIVEVRGRGLMVGVALDISARPACEALMKEGVLCKETHDSVIRLTPPLVVTQAELEWAFARIQKVIEAL; from the coding sequence ATGAGCACCGAGCACGCCGCCCCCGCCCTCTCCACGCGCGACTTCATCGACCTGGAGGAGCGGTATGGGGCGCACAACTACCATCCGCTGGACCTGGTCATCGAACGGGGCGAGGGCTGCTGGGTCCATGACGTGGAGGGCCGCAAGTACCTGGACTGCCTGAGCGCGTACTCGGCGGTGAACCAGGGGCACTGCCACCCGCGCATCCTGCGGACGCTGCGCGAGCAGGCCGCGAAGGTGACGCTGACGTCACGGGCCTTCCGCAACGACCAGCTCCCCCACCTCTACAAGGCCCTGCGGGAGCTGTCCGGGCTGAGCCGCGCGCTGCCGATGAACTCGGGCGCGGAGGCGTGTGAGACGGCCATCAAGCTGGCGCGCAAGTGGGGCCACACCGTCAAGGGCATCCCGGAGGACCAGGCGGAGGTCATCGTCTTCGCGAACAACTTCCACGGGCGCACCATCAGCCTCATCAGCTTCTCCACCGAGCCGAAGTACCGGCACGGCTTCGGCCCCTTCACGCCCGGCTTCACCGTGGTGCCCTACGACGACGTGGAGGCGCTGCGGCGCGCGATGACGCCCAACACCTGCGCCATCCTGATGGAGCCCATCCAGGCGGAGGCCGGCGTGTTGATTCCGCGGGACGGCTACCTGAAGCAGGTGGCCGAGCTGTGCGAGCAGCGCCGGGTGCTCTTCATGGTGGATGAAATCCAGACGGGCCTGGGGCGCACCGGGAAGATGTTCGCGTTCCAGCACGAGGACGTGCGGCCGGACGTCATCGTGGTGGGCAAGGCGCTGTCGGGCGGCTTCTATCCCGTGTCCGCCGTCATGGCGGATGACGAGGTCATGGGCGTGCTCCAGCCGGGCGAGCACGGCAGCACCTATGGCGGCAATCCGCTGGGCTGCGCCGTGGCGCGCACCGCCCTGGACGTGCTGCGCGAGGAGCGGCTGGTGGAGCGCTCCGCTGAGTTGGGCGAGACGTTCCTGGCCATGCTGAAGACGCTGAAGAACCGCCACATCGTGGAGGTGCGCGGCCGGGGGTTGATGGTGGGCGTGGCGTTGGACATCTCCGCGCGGCCCGCCTGCGAGGCGTTGATGAAGGAGGGCGTGCTCTGCAAGGAGACGCATGACTCCGTCATCCGGCTCACGCCGCCGCTGGTCGTCACCCAGGCCGAGCTGGAGTGGGCCTTCGCGCGCATCCAGAAGGTCATCGAGGCGCTGTAG
- a CDS encoding helix-turn-helix domain-containing protein, whose translation MREPVDHKLAALLGGAARDARLRLGLTQGDVAERMGMAMEVYSRLERGKMLPRTQTLRRLCDVLQVSADTLLGVGRSDSAPAAPRKKVKEDPVELRRMTRKLRELEPGQLRAVSRVVNAVVTVLPRPAAAAPPPAAAKPAARAPRKRRATG comes from the coding sequence ATGCGTGAGCCCGTCGACCACAAGCTGGCAGCCCTGTTGGGAGGTGCCGCGCGTGACGCCCGCCTGCGGCTGGGGCTCACCCAGGGCGACGTCGCCGAGCGCATGGGCATGGCCATGGAGGTCTACAGCCGCCTGGAGCGCGGGAAGATGCTGCCCCGGACCCAGACGCTGCGCCGCCTGTGTGACGTGCTCCAGGTCTCCGCGGACACGCTGCTGGGCGTGGGCCGCTCCGACAGCGCGCCCGCCGCGCCCCGGAAGAAGGTGAAGGAAGACCCGGTGGAGCTGCGCCGCATGACGCGCAAGCTGCGGGAGCTGGAGCCCGGTCAGCTCCGCGCGGTGTCCCGGGTGGTGAACGCCGTCGTCACGGTGCTGCCCCGCCCGGCCGCCGCCGCCCCTCCGCCCGCCGCCGCGAAGCCCGCCGCCCGCGCGCCGCGCAAGCGCCGGGCAACGGGCTAG
- a CDS encoding ArsA-related P-loop ATPase, whose protein sequence is MLEALWERRALLVSGKGGVGKTTLAAALAVAAARSGRTVLLAELAPEEEGPSPLARRVGAREAGPRVTRVRPGLHFVRLSAAEGHRRFLERALPARWLADAALRTRALRRFLEAGPALREMGLMYQMLALLRLTRPDGRFVHPLAVVDLPATGHALALAALPQRVLSLMPGGPIGRDVREGLDFLQDPARTAVVLTSLPEPLPVSEALTVAAELRRLELPLSVAVLNRMPEDPFTPESRAALRRLLAAHGPHQGSHALARIERARAASARLSRALRAPLLTLPELPVTGPALVDALAAGFAPRAEEALPREALP, encoded by the coding sequence GTGCTCGAAGCCCTCTGGGAGAGGCGTGCCCTGCTCGTGTCGGGCAAGGGAGGCGTGGGGAAGACGACGCTGGCGGCGGCGCTGGCCGTGGCGGCGGCGCGCTCGGGCCGCACCGTGCTGCTGGCGGAGCTGGCGCCGGAGGAGGAGGGGCCCTCGCCGCTGGCGAGGCGGGTGGGCGCGCGTGAGGCGGGGCCCCGGGTGACGCGGGTGCGCCCCGGGCTCCACTTCGTGCGGCTGTCCGCGGCGGAGGGACACCGGCGCTTCCTGGAGCGCGCCCTGCCCGCGAGGTGGCTGGCCGACGCGGCGCTGCGCACCCGCGCCCTGCGCCGCTTCCTGGAGGCCGGGCCGGCGCTGCGGGAGATGGGGCTGATGTACCAGATGCTGGCCCTGCTCCGGCTCACCCGGCCGGATGGGCGCTTCGTCCACCCGCTGGCCGTCGTGGACCTGCCCGCCACGGGCCACGCGCTGGCGTTGGCCGCCCTGCCCCAGCGGGTGCTGTCGCTGATGCCCGGCGGGCCCATTGGGCGGGATGTCCGCGAGGGGCTCGACTTCCTTCAGGACCCGGCGCGCACGGCGGTGGTGCTCACCAGCCTGCCCGAGCCGCTTCCCGTCAGCGAGGCGCTCACCGTGGCCGCCGAGCTGCGCCGGCTGGAGCTGCCCTTGTCGGTGGCCGTGCTCAACCGGATGCCGGAGGACCCCTTCACGCCGGAGTCACGCGCCGCGCTGCGCCGGCTGCTCGCCGCGCATGGGCCGCATCAAGGGAGCCACGCGCTGGCGCGAATCGAGCGGGCCCGGGCCGCCTCCGCGCGGCTGTCGCGGGCGCTGCGCGCGCCGCTGCTCACCCTGCCGGAGCTGCCTGTCACGGGCCCCGCGCTGGTGGATGCGCTCGCGGCGGGCTTCGCGCCGCGCGCCGAGGAGGCACTGCCGCGAGAGGCGCTGCCGTGA
- a CDS encoding ATP-binding protein, whose translation MRDSNAVEEVLRGGGECGALLRRVDWAKTALGPVETWPQSLRTTVGIVLASNYPLYLAWGPRYVQMYNDAYRPICGATKHPAALGQEAAVTWPEVWDTVLAPGWERIQATGAPIRVEDLMMPLERNGYVEECYFSYSHSPIRDESGGVGGIFAALMETTGRVLNERRLRTLSALGAAALGQETPEATCREAARVLAANPNDVPLALLYLTDAAGKAARLVSQSGVPLGSRAAPPEVSLDDEAAGDTWPLARVARTGEPLRLEPVPGALGPLPSGPWPEATSSVLVLPMPRPGHARPLGFLVLGISPRRALDDSYRRFLELVASGVTTAAATARARQEERRRAEALAELDRAKTAFFSNVSHEFRTPLTLMLGPVEDGLQDPDEPLGPRQRQRQVTVHRNGLRLLKLVNTLLDFSRIEAGRTRATFAPTDLGALTADLASAFRSTVERAGLKLVVSCQPMPEPTWVDRELWEKVILNLLSNAFKFTFTGEIRVACAAHDDGVEVAVTDTGTGIPEAELPRIFERFHRVQGARGRSYEGSGIGLALVQELVKLHGGSLSARSVEGQGSTFTVRLPRGHAHLPAEHLAPGATQHATSLPAFVSEAESWLGAGDTQVLHGDVPPSAASATVLLVEDNADMRDYVQRLLSGRYTVETAANGHAALEAVRARRPDLVLSDVMMPGLDGFGLLRALRASPLTSDIPLILLSARAGEEATIEGLEAGANDYLVKPFSARELLARVEGNLALARAREEQRQVEQARQALAVVVEQSAEAIGIADPEGRVTYLNEAAQRMLGVPGLEAARRTVFLDYFPAEDQAFIRDTVLPTVAAQGRWEGELQLRNLHTGVHIPVLYNVATLTDTRTGQPVGMVAAGRELSEQKRQEAEARRRAEFEQQLIGIVSHDLRNPLSAIQLGASVLARREELSERSLRSVLRIQASAERAVRMTRDLLDFTQVRMGGGLPVHRRPVDLHDLAQQVLEELRISHPEREFRVESDGDAQGEWDPDRIAQMLGNLVGNALQYSPPDSRVTVRVHGEDARVLLCVHNEGPPIPAEARKRLFRPLQRARTDGANAGRSIGLGLFIVKHIVESHGGTIEVTSREGEGTTFIAWLPRRSTPPAEAR comes from the coding sequence ATGAGGGATTCCAACGCGGTGGAGGAGGTGCTGCGGGGCGGCGGCGAATGTGGCGCGCTGCTGCGGAGGGTGGACTGGGCGAAGACGGCCCTGGGCCCCGTGGAGACGTGGCCCCAGTCGCTGCGCACCACGGTGGGCATCGTGCTGGCGTCCAACTACCCGCTCTACCTGGCGTGGGGGCCCCGGTACGTGCAGATGTACAACGACGCCTACCGGCCCATCTGCGGCGCGACGAAGCACCCCGCCGCGCTGGGGCAGGAGGCCGCCGTCACCTGGCCGGAGGTGTGGGACACCGTCCTCGCGCCCGGCTGGGAGCGCATCCAGGCCACCGGAGCGCCCATCCGCGTGGAGGACCTGATGATGCCGCTGGAGCGCAACGGCTACGTGGAGGAGTGCTACTTCTCCTACAGCCACAGCCCCATCCGCGACGAGTCCGGCGGCGTGGGCGGCATCTTCGCCGCCCTCATGGAGACGACCGGGCGCGTGCTCAACGAGCGGCGGCTGCGCACGCTGTCCGCGCTGGGCGCGGCGGCCCTGGGGCAGGAGACGCCGGAGGCCACCTGCCGCGAGGCGGCGCGCGTGCTCGCCGCCAACCCGAACGACGTCCCCCTGGCGCTGCTGTACCTCACCGACGCGGCGGGGAAGGCGGCGCGCCTGGTGTCCCAGAGCGGCGTGCCCCTGGGCTCCCGCGCGGCCCCGCCCGAGGTCTCCCTGGACGACGAGGCCGCCGGGGACACCTGGCCCCTGGCCCGCGTGGCGCGCACGGGCGAGCCGCTGCGGCTGGAGCCGGTTCCCGGGGCGCTGGGTCCCCTGCCCAGCGGCCCCTGGCCGGAGGCGACCTCGTCGGTGCTGGTGCTGCCCATGCCCCGGCCCGGACACGCGCGGCCCCTGGGCTTCCTGGTGTTGGGCATCAGCCCGCGCCGGGCGCTGGATGACTCGTACCGCCGCTTCCTGGAGCTGGTGGCCAGCGGCGTGACGACGGCCGCGGCCACCGCGCGGGCCCGCCAGGAGGAGCGCCGCCGGGCGGAGGCGCTGGCCGAGCTGGACCGCGCCAAGACGGCCTTCTTCAGCAACGTGTCCCACGAGTTCCGCACGCCGCTGACGCTGATGCTGGGGCCCGTGGAGGATGGCCTCCAGGACCCCGATGAGCCGCTGGGCCCGCGCCAGCGCCAGCGCCAGGTGACGGTGCACCGCAACGGCCTGCGGCTCCTGAAGCTGGTCAACACGCTGCTGGACTTCTCCCGCATCGAAGCGGGCCGCACGCGGGCCACCTTCGCGCCCACGGACCTGGGCGCGCTCACCGCCGACCTGGCCAGCGCCTTCCGCTCCACGGTGGAGCGCGCCGGGCTGAAGCTCGTCGTGTCGTGCCAGCCGATGCCGGAGCCCACCTGGGTGGACCGGGAGCTGTGGGAGAAGGTCATCCTCAACCTGCTCTCCAACGCCTTCAAGTTCACCTTCACCGGGGAGATTCGCGTCGCCTGCGCGGCGCACGACGACGGGGTGGAGGTGGCGGTGACGGACACCGGCACCGGCATCCCCGAAGCGGAGCTGCCTCGCATCTTCGAGCGCTTCCACCGCGTGCAGGGCGCCCGGGGCCGCAGCTACGAGGGCAGCGGCATTGGCCTGGCCCTGGTGCAGGAGCTGGTGAAGCTGCACGGGGGGAGCCTCTCCGCCCGCAGCGTCGAGGGCCAGGGCAGCACCTTCACGGTCCGGCTGCCGCGCGGCCACGCGCACCTGCCCGCCGAGCACCTGGCGCCCGGCGCGACCCAGCACGCCACGAGCCTGCCGGCCTTCGTCAGCGAGGCGGAGTCCTGGCTGGGGGCCGGGGACACGCAGGTCCTCCACGGCGACGTCCCGCCCTCCGCCGCGAGCGCCACGGTGCTCCTGGTGGAGGACAACGCGGACATGCGGGACTACGTCCAGCGCCTGCTGAGCGGGCGCTACACGGTGGAGACGGCCGCCAACGGCCACGCCGCGCTGGAGGCGGTGCGGGCCCGCCGCCCGGACCTGGTGCTCAGTGACGTGATGATGCCGGGGCTGGACGGCTTCGGGCTGCTGCGCGCGCTGCGGGCGTCCCCCCTCACGTCGGACATCCCCCTCATCCTCCTGTCCGCCCGCGCGGGCGAGGAGGCCACCATCGAGGGGCTGGAGGCCGGCGCCAACGACTACCTGGTGAAGCCCTTCTCCGCGCGGGAGCTGCTGGCGCGCGTGGAGGGCAACCTGGCCCTGGCCCGGGCGCGCGAGGAGCAGCGCCAGGTCGAGCAGGCGCGGCAGGCGCTGGCCGTCGTGGTGGAGCAGAGCGCGGAGGCGATTGGCATCGCGGACCCGGAGGGCCGCGTCACCTACCTCAACGAGGCCGCGCAGCGGATGCTGGGAGTCCCGGGGCTGGAGGCCGCGCGCCGCACCGTCTTCCTGGACTACTTCCCCGCGGAGGACCAGGCCTTCATCCGGGACACGGTGCTCCCCACGGTGGCGGCCCAGGGGCGCTGGGAGGGCGAGCTCCAGTTGCGCAACCTCCACACGGGCGTGCACATCCCCGTCCTCTACAACGTCGCCACCCTCACCGACACGCGGACAGGCCAGCCGGTGGGCATGGTGGCCGCCGGGCGGGAGCTGTCCGAGCAGAAGCGCCAGGAGGCCGAGGCGCGCCGGCGCGCGGAGTTCGAGCAGCAGCTCATTGGCATCGTCAGCCACGACCTTCGCAACCCGCTCAGCGCGATTCAGCTCGGCGCGTCCGTGCTGGCGCGGCGGGAGGAGCTGAGCGAGCGGAGCCTGCGCTCGGTGCTGCGCATCCAGGCCTCGGCGGAGCGCGCGGTGCGGATGACCCGGGACCTGCTGGACTTCACCCAGGTGCGCATGGGCGGCGGGCTGCCCGTCCACCGGCGGCCCGTGGACCTGCACGACCTGGCGCAGCAGGTGCTTGAAGAGCTGCGCATCAGCCACCCCGAGCGGGAGTTCCGCGTGGAGTCGGATGGAGACGCCCAGGGGGAGTGGGACCCGGACCGCATCGCGCAGATGCTGGGCAACCTGGTGGGCAACGCGCTCCAGTACAGCCCCCCGGACTCCCGCGTGACGGTGCGCGTCCACGGCGAGGACGCCCGGGTCCTGCTGTGCGTCCACAACGAGGGCCCGCCCATCCCCGCCGAGGCCCGGAAGCGGCTCTTCCGGCCGCTCCAGCGGGCGCGGACCGACGGCGCCAACGCGGGGCGGAGCATCGGCCTGGGGCTCTTCATCGTGAAGCACATCGTCGAGTCCCACGGGGGGACCATCGAGGTGACGTCCCGCGAGGGCGAGGGCACGACGTTCATCGCCTGGCTGCCCCGACGGTCCACGCCGCCGGCTGAGGCGCGCTAG